The following coding sequences lie in one Fundulus heteroclitus isolate FHET01 chromosome 20, MU-UCD_Fhet_4.1, whole genome shotgun sequence genomic window:
- the stimate gene encoding musculoskeletal embryonic nuclear protein 1 isoform X1, with product MSQSGEVKKKKRPPMKEEDLKGARSKLGLKGEVKSKTYEVMVECERMGKAAPSVFSGVRTGTETVLAKPAAPKDPSASVFSK from the exons ATGTCACAG TCGGGCGAGGTGAAAAAGAAGAAGCGGCCGCCGATGAAAGAGGAGGACTTGAAAGGCGCTCGCAGCAAACTTGGCCTGAAGGGCGAGGTCAAAAGTAAGACCTATGAGGTCATGGTGGAGTGTG AGCGCATGGGGAAGGCGGCGCCATCTGTGTTCAGCGGCGTGAGGACAGGAACGGAGACGGTTCTTGCCAAGCCTGCCGCTCCCAAAGATCCTTCAGCTAGTGTGTTCAGCAAGTAG